A genome region from Thalassotalea euphylliae includes the following:
- a CDS encoding DUF692 domain-containing protein: MSYQLTQRQNHKSISSEQSQVLPLIGVGLRHVHYQDALTSPFNIDFVEVHVENFFAKGGITQAILNDIKAQYAVSLHATSLGLGSTEPVPEPHLKRFSELVEQVQPILVSDHACFSWGQLNDLTVHAGDLLPVPFNQESLAVMVANVNKVQQQLGRRILVENLSAYITPANSTMSESEFLIELCRQTDCRLLLDLNNLMVNAINTQAAHSKQNGTHDKATKPVDLALAQLYEFPSHVIGEIHLAGCSPVGETGIMIDDHSQPVSGDVWRLYETALTRFGAVPTLIEWDMDLPDWQTLCQQAQLARKIAKQVLPCH, encoded by the coding sequence TATCAATTAACACAACGTCAAAACCATAAAAGCATCAGCAGCGAGCAATCGCAAGTACTACCTCTTATTGGTGTTGGTTTGCGTCATGTTCATTATCAAGACGCGCTGACTTCCCCCTTTAATATTGATTTCGTTGAAGTGCACGTGGAAAACTTCTTCGCTAAAGGAGGGATCACCCAAGCGATTCTCAACGATATCAAAGCGCAATACGCGGTTAGCCTACACGCAACCTCACTTGGATTAGGTTCAACCGAGCCAGTACCTGAACCACACCTAAAACGCTTTAGTGAGTTAGTGGAACAAGTTCAGCCAATACTGGTATCAGATCATGCTTGTTTTAGTTGGGGACAACTAAACGATTTAACGGTACACGCTGGTGATTTACTGCCTGTGCCATTTAATCAAGAAAGCTTGGCTGTTATGGTGGCGAATGTAAACAAAGTTCAGCAACAACTTGGCCGTCGTATTCTCGTAGAAAACTTGTCTGCTTATATCACTCCAGCAAATTCGACTATGAGTGAAAGTGAGTTCTTGATTGAGCTCTGCCGACAAACAGATTGTCGTTTATTGTTAGATTTAAACAATTTAATGGTTAACGCAATTAACACTCAAGCTGCCCATTCGAAACAAAATGGCACCCATGACAAAGCAACAAAACCCGTTGATCTTGCCTTGGCACAGTTATATGAGTTTCCAAGTCATGTGATTGGTGAAATTCATTTAGCGGGATGTAGCCCAGTTGGCGAAACAGGCATAATGATTGACGACCATAGTCAGCCAGTGTCTGGCGATGTTTGGCGATTATACGAAACGGCATTAACGCGTTTTGGGGCAGTGCCAACCTTGATTGAGTGGGATATGGACTTACCTGACTGGCAGACGTTATGCCAACAAGCCCAGTTAGCGAGAAAAATTGCCAAGCAGGTGTTGCCATGTCATTAA
- a CDS encoding HvfC/BufC N-terminal domain-containing protein — protein MPTSPVSEKNCQAGVAMSLTKPSIKSSSNALKRYQSDLLAAIMQPNSDGNGFDNNDFDNVGLTIYQNNFLASAKRSLANSFPAVKALLEENFDVAVNHYLRAHLKTNADWALIGEQFASYLANEPALSALPYLGDLAEFEYAMFIAERASDKALALGSLSLLEKVDSQHLKMNFAPGFALLNSPFPIAELRSLLTAEHGNEQDTEQVAEQAINQAFNALLEQPIQTHYFAVYRVGYQAKSLSLSAVDYLGYERFSSSASINDALVALEAPYSQAEHSPEQGNEHKSEHSLDEFDLSHWLADAIKHQLLLGIFELSDVSKGSSAASNTS, from the coding sequence ATGCCAACAAGCCCAGTTAGCGAGAAAAATTGCCAAGCAGGTGTTGCCATGTCATTAACCAAACCATCAATTAAATCATCAAGCAACGCGTTAAAGCGCTATCAGAGTGATCTATTGGCAGCAATTATGCAGCCAAATTCTGACGGCAATGGTTTTGACAACAATGATTTCGACAACGTTGGATTAACGATTTATCAAAACAACTTTTTAGCGAGTGCCAAACGTTCACTTGCTAACAGTTTTCCCGCTGTAAAAGCCTTGCTAGAAGAAAATTTTGATGTCGCTGTTAATCATTACTTGCGAGCTCACTTAAAAACAAACGCCGATTGGGCATTGATTGGTGAGCAATTTGCCAGCTATTTAGCCAATGAGCCAGCATTAAGCGCGTTACCTTACCTTGGCGATCTCGCCGAGTTTGAGTATGCAATGTTTATTGCAGAGCGCGCCAGTGATAAAGCACTCGCACTTGGCAGTCTGTCATTGCTTGAAAAAGTTGATAGCCAACACTTAAAGATGAATTTTGCACCGGGTTTTGCCTTGCTAAATTCACCTTTCCCGATTGCTGAACTCCGTTCTCTGCTCACTGCAGAGCATGGTAATGAGCAAGATACCGAACAAGTAGCTGAACAGGCGATAAACCAAGCGTTCAATGCCTTGCTTGAACAGCCGATACAAACACATTATTTCGCTGTTTATCGCGTTGGCTACCAAGCGAAATCACTATCGCTATCAGCCGTTGATTACCTAGGCTATGAAAGGTTCAGCTCGTCTGCGTCCATCAATGATGCACTCGTCGCACTTGAAGCGCCTTATTCTCAAGCAGAGCATAGCCCTGAGCAAGGCAATGAGCACAAAAGTGAGCATAGCCTTGATGAATTTGATTTATCGCACTGGCTTGCCGACGCCATTAAGCATCAATTACTACTGGGCATTTTCGAGCTCAGCGATGTTAGCAAAGGCTCAAGTGCTGCCAGCAATACAAGTTAA
- a CDS encoding DoxX family protein has protein sequence MNSKITLLRDYYNFLFGLFDYLQAPALAFARLYIGWIFFKAGLSKIDDWESTLFLFEYEYVVPFLSYEVAAYMATIGELVLPVLLAAGLLTRFAAAGLTIVNIVAVIAYLDISLAAINMHIVWGLALAAVMLLGGGKFSLDNKLKIS, from the coding sequence ATGAATAGCAAAATTACCCTGCTAAGGGACTACTACAACTTTTTATTCGGTTTGTTTGATTACTTGCAGGCGCCAGCCTTGGCATTTGCAAGGCTCTACATCGGCTGGATTTTCTTTAAAGCCGGCTTAAGCAAAATTGACGACTGGGAATCAACATTATTTCTGTTTGAATATGAATATGTTGTGCCGTTTTTATCCTATGAAGTCGCCGCTTATATGGCAACGATTGGTGAGTTAGTATTACCTGTATTACTCGCGGCTGGCTTACTTACACGCTTTGCTGCAGCAGGTCTAACAATTGTAAATATAGTTGCTGTTATTGCCTACTTAGACATCTCATTAGCAGCAATTAACATGCATATTGTTTGGGGATTAGCACTAGCAGCTGTAATGTTGCTTGGCGGTGGCAAATTCTCACTCGATAATAAGTTAAAGATAAGCTAA
- the kdsA gene encoding 3-deoxy-8-phosphooctulonate synthase — protein MTIEKVVVSGIEVANNNPFVLFGGMNVLESRDLAMQICEHYVEVTQKLGIPYVFKASFDKANRSSVSSYRGPGLDEGMKIFEEIKKTFNVPIITDVHEPYQAQPVADVVDVIQLPAFLARQTDLVVAMAKTGAAINVKKPQFLAAHEMRHIIKKFGEAGNEQIMLCERGSCYGYNNLVVDMLAMDEMTQQAPVIFDATHALQKPGGRSDSADGRRAQAAQLARSGMALGIAGLFIEAHPNPNEAKCDGPCALPLDKLEPYLAQMKAIDDLVKGFEPLDTAS, from the coding sequence ATGACAATTGAAAAGGTTGTTGTGTCAGGCATTGAAGTGGCAAATAACAATCCATTTGTGCTCTTTGGTGGTATGAATGTACTTGAGTCGCGTGATTTAGCGATGCAAATTTGTGAGCACTACGTGGAAGTCACCCAAAAGTTGGGGATTCCCTATGTGTTTAAGGCGTCGTTTGACAAGGCGAACCGCTCTTCGGTGAGCTCTTACCGTGGCCCTGGCCTTGACGAAGGTATGAAAATTTTTGAAGAAATCAAAAAGACCTTTAATGTGCCAATCATTACGGATGTTCATGAACCTTACCAAGCACAACCTGTGGCTGATGTGGTTGATGTTATTCAATTGCCAGCATTTCTTGCTCGTCAAACTGACCTTGTTGTTGCGATGGCAAAAACCGGAGCTGCAATCAATGTCAAAAAACCTCAGTTTTTAGCCGCTCACGAAATGCGACATATCATCAAAAAGTTTGGTGAGGCAGGTAACGAGCAAATTATGTTGTGTGAGCGCGGTAGTTGTTACGGTTATAACAACCTTGTGGTTGATATGCTGGCAATGGATGAAATGACGCAACAAGCGCCGGTGATTTTTGACGCGACACATGCTTTGCAAAAGCCAGGTGGTCGTAGCGACTCTGCGGATGGTCGCCGTGCACAAGCGGCACAGCTTGCTCGCAGCGGTATGGCATTGGGTATCGCAGGCTTGTTTATTGAAGCGCACCCGAACCCAAATGAAGCGAAATGTGATGGCCCTTGTGCACTGCCACTCGATAAACTTGAGCCTTATTTAGCACAGATGAAAGCGATTGATGATTTAGTAAAAGGTTTTGAGCCGCTAGATACTGCGAGCTAA
- a CDS encoding DUF819 family protein, producing the protein MTHNPLITNDAVVLGLLALILGTVFKTAHSSHPFWRKFYTYVPAVLLCYFIPSLLNTFGIADGHSSNVYYVASRYLLPACLVLLTISIDLKSIINLGPKALIMFLTGTLGIVIGGPIAILIMSALVPEAIGGHGPDAVWRGMTTVAGSWIGGSANQASMKEMFEVGGDIFSAMVTVDVIVANLWLAVLLFMAAKHKEIDAKTGADTSAIEELKVKVEEYQAQNSKTPQLNDYIRMIAIAFTITGFAHFCADFLGPYFGETFPWAKEFSLNSKFFWLVVIATTIGISLSFTRVREIEAYGASKVAQSFIYILIASIGLHMNILAIAETPIYFVIGAIWMLIHATLMLTVAKLIKAPLFYMAVGSQANVGGAASAPVVASAFHPSLAPVGVLLAVLGYGVGTYMAYLCGLLMQAASG; encoded by the coding sequence ATGACTCATAATCCTTTAATCACTAATGATGCGGTGGTCTTAGGTTTGCTGGCCCTTATTCTAGGGACAGTGTTTAAAACCGCGCATAGCAGCCACCCGTTTTGGCGTAAGTTTTATACTTATGTACCAGCAGTATTGCTGTGCTACTTTATTCCCTCGCTACTTAACACCTTTGGTATTGCTGATGGCCATAGTTCAAATGTTTACTATGTTGCCTCTCGCTACTTGTTACCTGCCTGTTTGGTGTTGTTGACGATTAGTATTGATCTCAAGTCCATTATCAACCTTGGCCCTAAAGCCTTGATCATGTTCTTAACCGGTACTTTAGGTATTGTGATTGGTGGCCCGATTGCCATTTTAATTATGAGCGCGCTAGTCCCAGAAGCGATTGGCGGGCATGGCCCAGACGCGGTATGGCGTGGGATGACAACAGTAGCTGGTAGCTGGATTGGCGGCAGTGCCAACCAAGCATCAATGAAAGAAATGTTTGAAGTGGGCGGCGATATTTTCTCAGCCATGGTGACTGTTGATGTCATTGTCGCTAACTTATGGTTGGCGGTATTGCTGTTTATGGCGGCTAAGCATAAAGAAATTGATGCGAAAACTGGTGCCGACACTTCTGCGATTGAAGAACTAAAAGTTAAAGTTGAAGAGTACCAAGCACAAAATAGCAAAACACCGCAGTTAAACGATTATATTCGTATGATTGCTATTGCCTTTACCATCACGGGTTTTGCCCACTTCTGTGCAGATTTTCTTGGGCCGTACTTTGGCGAAACCTTCCCTTGGGCAAAAGAGTTTAGCTTAAACAGTAAATTCTTCTGGTTAGTGGTTATCGCCACGACTATTGGTATTAGTTTGTCGTTTACCCGCGTTCGCGAAATAGAAGCTTATGGTGCTTCCAAAGTGGCACAGAGTTTTATCTACATTTTGATTGCGTCGATTGGCTTGCATATGAATATTCTAGCCATCGCGGAAACGCCGATTTATTTCGTTATTGGGGCGATTTGGATGTTAATCCACGCCACATTGATGCTGACGGTGGCTAAGTTGATCAAAGCACCACTCTTTTACATGGCTGTGGGTAGTCAAGCTAATGTCGGCGGTGCGGCCTCTGCCCCTGTGGTTGCTTCGGCATTTCACCCATCGCTTGCACCAGTAGGTGTACTATTGGCTGTGCTAGGCTACGGTGTTGGCACTTACATGGCGTATCTTTGTGGCCTCTTAATGCAAGCTGCATCAGGTTAA
- a CDS encoding SirB1 family protein — translation MNDLLLSEINTEREDLLRAVMLVEEFIFEHKSSVLPLIDEMVEYCEQELADIEEPLAQAEHFINLLFLDLLFIETKRNSWPVAALKLAEAVSHREIHPVLKAVVFKTIGEQCGFEIDLVFVPEKVMLRLICDQQFAIIFDPLNGESLNWEELDTRLDELPQEPSEYLESMDTKAVLVEYLSALKNALIDAQQYTEALRCVDVLITLKPDDPFQRRDRGFLLHQLDCFKVAYDDYQYFVNECPQDPAAQILKIQLDNIKISNTILH, via the coding sequence ATGAATGATTTGTTGTTGTCTGAAATAAATACCGAACGAGAAGACTTGCTGCGTGCAGTTATGCTTGTTGAAGAATTTATCTTTGAACATAAGTCATCGGTACTCCCTCTGATTGACGAAATGGTGGAATATTGCGAGCAAGAGCTGGCGGATATAGAAGAGCCGTTGGCACAAGCGGAACATTTCATTAATTTGCTGTTTCTTGATTTATTGTTTATTGAAACGAAAAGAAATAGCTGGCCTGTAGCTGCATTAAAACTTGCTGAAGCAGTTTCACACCGTGAAATTCACCCTGTACTAAAAGCCGTTGTATTTAAAACGATAGGCGAACAATGTGGCTTTGAAATTGATCTCGTTTTTGTACCAGAAAAGGTCATGTTAAGGCTGATTTGTGATCAGCAGTTTGCCATTATTTTCGATCCGCTTAATGGTGAGTCACTTAACTGGGAAGAGTTAGATACTCGCTTAGACGAATTACCGCAAGAACCTTCAGAATATCTTGAATCCATGGACACCAAAGCGGTGTTGGTGGAGTACCTTAGCGCGTTGAAAAATGCGCTAATTGACGCGCAACAATACACAGAAGCGCTGCGTTGTGTTGATGTGTTAATTACCTTAAAGCCTGATGATCCATTCCAGCGTCGCGATCGCGGGTTTTTGCTTCATCAACTCGATTGCTTTAAAGTGGCGTACGATGATTATCAATATTTTGTGAATGAATGCCCACAAGATCCGGCAGCACAAATACTAAAAATACAATTAGATAATATAAAAATTTCCAATACAATTTTACACTAA
- a CDS encoding SirB2 family protein, with amino-acid sequence MKHLHMTLAIISVSFFTLRFFWLLKSPQMLDKKWVKISPHVIDTFLLGIGVVMAVKLALNPTEQLWLAEKLMAIVAYIFTGIYALKFARNRTMQIFGYVGAMGWVMLVFKIAHTKETFFF; translated from the coding sequence ATGAAACACTTACACATGACGCTGGCAATTATCAGCGTAAGCTTTTTTACATTGCGCTTTTTCTGGTTACTGAAATCACCGCAAATGCTAGACAAAAAATGGGTGAAGATATCTCCGCACGTAATTGATACGTTTTTACTCGGTATTGGTGTTGTGATGGCGGTAAAACTAGCATTGAATCCAACAGAGCAGTTGTGGTTAGCTGAAAAGCTGATGGCGATAGTCGCTTATATCTTTACTGGCATCTATGCCTTAAAATTCGCTCGCAATCGCACCATGCAGATTTTCGGTTATGTCGGAGCAATGGGCTGGGTTATGCTGGTCTTTAAAATCGCTCATACCAAAGAAACCTTCTTCTTTTAA
- the prmC gene encoding peptide chain release factor N(5)-glutamine methyltransferase, giving the protein MNSEVLPSIEVVLASASKQLADVSDSPLLDAKVLLADVFEQTLTYLITWHDKQLTEVQLSAFQQMLDRRLAGEPIAYIVGVKEFWSLPFFVAPSTLIPRPDTETLIELVLANHQANHQPNYSPNHDKGNLQLLDLGTGTGAIALALASENPSWQVQAVDFNPDAVKLAQRNAQHLALNHVKIYQSDWFSEVNAQSNEDKFDIIVSNPPYIDEADPHLVAGDVRFEPKSALVADNQGLADIEHIVSEAKSYLASGGAIYLEHGYQQGQAVRGILIANGYQNAQTEQDLAGNDRITWACLA; this is encoded by the coding sequence TTGAACAGTGAAGTACTTCCTAGCATAGAAGTTGTTTTAGCATCAGCAAGCAAGCAGCTTGCTGATGTCTCTGACTCCCCCTTGCTTGATGCGAAAGTACTGCTTGCCGACGTATTTGAGCAAACCTTAACTTATCTTATTACTTGGCACGATAAGCAGCTCACCGAAGTTCAATTAAGCGCATTTCAACAAATGCTCGATAGACGTTTAGCAGGCGAGCCAATTGCTTATATTGTTGGTGTTAAAGAGTTTTGGTCGCTGCCATTTTTTGTTGCACCTTCAACGCTCATCCCACGCCCAGATACCGAAACCTTGATTGAGTTGGTTTTAGCTAATCATCAAGCTAATCATCAGCCTAATTATTCGCCAAACCATGATAAAGGCAACCTACAACTATTAGACTTAGGAACTGGCACAGGTGCAATCGCCTTAGCACTGGCCTCAGAAAATCCTAGTTGGCAAGTGCAAGCAGTTGATTTTAATCCTGATGCGGTAAAATTGGCGCAGCGAAATGCACAGCATTTAGCGCTTAATCACGTTAAGATTTATCAGTCTGATTGGTTTAGCGAGGTCAATGCGCAAAGCAACGAAGATAAGTTTGATATCATTGTAAGCAACCCACCGTATATTGATGAAGCTGATCCACATTTAGTGGCTGGCGATGTGAGATTTGAACCGAAATCTGCGCTGGTTGCGGATAATCAAGGGCTTGCTGATATTGAGCATATCGTTAGTGAAGCGAAAAGTTACCTTGCTAGCGGCGGCGCAATATATCTCGAACATGGCTATCAGCAAGGCCAAGCAGTAAGGGGTATTCTGATTGCCAACGGCTATCAAAATGCACAGACTGAGCAAGACTTAGCTGGCAATGATCGGATAACTTGGGCATGCTTAGCTTAA
- the prfA gene encoding peptide chain release factor 1 has product MKESVYRKLEGLVERFEEVQALLSDPETIADQEKFKALSKEFSQLEGTTKVFQTFQSAEEDLEMANEMLKDSDPDMREMAQEEHKAAKAAIEELEQELQILLLPKDPNDDNNCFVEIRAGAGGDEAAIFAGDIFRMYSRYAEKKGWKVEVMNMNESEQGGYKEIIAKINGEGVYGEMKFESGGHRVQRVPETESQGRVHTSACTVVVMPEIPESEAIEINKADLKVDTFRASGAGGQHVNKTDSAIRITHIPTGLVVECQDQRSQHKNRAQAMSVLQARLQQAEDDKRRAEEESSRRSLVASGDRSERIRTYNYPQGRMTDHRINLTLYRLNEVIEGNLQLVMEPILQENQADLLASLADQN; this is encoded by the coding sequence ATGAAAGAATCCGTATACCGCAAGCTCGAAGGTTTAGTTGAGCGTTTTGAAGAAGTACAGGCGTTATTGTCTGATCCTGAAACCATTGCTGATCAGGAAAAGTTCAAAGCCTTGTCAAAAGAGTTCTCTCAACTAGAAGGCACCACTAAGGTGTTCCAAACTTTCCAATCTGCTGAAGAAGATTTGGAAATGGCCAACGAAATGCTTAAAGACAGTGATCCAGATATGCGCGAAATGGCGCAAGAAGAGCACAAAGCAGCAAAAGCGGCAATTGAAGAGCTAGAGCAAGAGCTACAAATTCTCTTACTGCCGAAAGATCCTAACGATGATAACAACTGCTTCGTTGAGATTCGCGCTGGTGCCGGTGGTGATGAAGCTGCTATTTTCGCTGGTGATATTTTCCGCATGTACAGCCGCTATGCCGAGAAAAAAGGCTGGAAAGTGGAAGTAATGAACATGAATGAAAGTGAGCAGGGCGGCTACAAAGAAATCATCGCAAAAATTAACGGCGAAGGCGTTTACGGTGAGATGAAGTTCGAGTCGGGTGGTCACCGCGTGCAACGTGTACCAGAAACTGAATCACAAGGTCGTGTCCATACCTCTGCTTGTACTGTCGTGGTAATGCCAGAAATTCCGGAATCTGAAGCGATTGAAATTAACAAAGCTGACTTAAAAGTCGATACTTTCCGCGCCTCTGGTGCTGGTGGTCAGCACGTTAACAAAACCGACTCTGCTATTCGTATTACCCACATTCCAACCGGCTTGGTGGTGGAATGTCAGGATCAACGTTCACAACATAAAAACCGTGCACAAGCGATGTCTGTGCTACAAGCACGTTTACAACAAGCGGAAGATGACAAGCGCCGCGCAGAAGAAGAGTCGTCACGTCGCAGCCTAGTCGCTAGTGGTGATCGCTCTGAGCGTATTCGCACTTACAACTACCCGCAAGGGCGTATGACAGACCACCGCATTAACTTAACTTTATATCGCTTAAACGAAGTGATTGAAGGTAACTTGCAGTTGGTGATGGAGCCAATCCTTCAAGAAAACCAAGCAGACTTATTAGCGTCACTTGCTGATCAAAACTAA
- the hemA gene encoding glutamyl-tRNA reductase has product MSILAVGINHKTAPVSVREKISFNPDQLSSALQEMLAQVECNEAAILSTCNRTELYLVQDKSLEATQAKVVNWLEQYHNIPASAIIPSLYWHTDKQAVNHMMRVACGLDSLVLGEPQILGQMKQAYSQAKAAGSMALVMDRLFQRTFGVAKQVRTETEIGESAVSVAFAAVNLAKHIFASLKNARVLLVGAGETIELVAKHLYDNNVGSITVANRTISRAENMAKQIGADVITLAQIPDYLAKADIVISSTGSTLPIIGKGMVESALEQRKHQPIFMVDLAVPRDIEEQVSDLEDVFLYTVDDLQGIIAKNIENRRKAAVQAEGIVTEQSGVFMSWLRGLNTQDAVLSYRQQCMAERDVLLEKALSQLSNNKNPEAVVAELATKLTNKLMHAPTSALQSAAQGGELDKLIYLRDIFDLDKPNN; this is encoded by the coding sequence ATGTCCATACTAGCTGTTGGTATCAATCATAAAACTGCACCCGTGTCGGTTCGAGAGAAAATCTCTTTTAACCCCGACCAATTAAGCTCAGCGTTGCAAGAGATGCTAGCGCAAGTGGAATGTAATGAAGCAGCAATTTTATCGACCTGTAACCGCACTGAACTTTACTTGGTTCAAGACAAAAGCTTAGAAGCAACGCAAGCGAAAGTCGTTAACTGGCTCGAGCAATACCACAATATTCCAGCTAGTGCGATTATCCCAAGCCTTTATTGGCACACCGATAAACAAGCGGTAAACCACATGATGCGCGTCGCGTGTGGTTTAGATTCGCTAGTCTTGGGCGAACCACAAATACTAGGCCAAATGAAACAAGCCTACTCGCAAGCAAAAGCGGCGGGTTCAATGGCTTTGGTCATGGATCGGTTATTCCAACGCACTTTTGGTGTCGCTAAACAAGTTCGCACTGAAACTGAAATTGGCGAAAGCGCGGTTTCGGTAGCTTTTGCAGCCGTTAACCTTGCTAAGCATATTTTTGCGAGCCTGAAAAATGCGCGTGTACTGCTTGTGGGCGCAGGCGAAACTATTGAGCTGGTTGCCAAGCATTTATACGACAATAATGTTGGTAGCATCACAGTAGCAAACCGTACAATTTCTCGCGCGGAAAATATGGCAAAGCAAATTGGCGCAGATGTCATCACCCTAGCGCAAATTCCTGACTACTTGGCAAAAGCCGATATTGTCATTAGCTCAACAGGTAGCACTTTGCCTATTATCGGTAAAGGTATGGTGGAAAGTGCACTAGAGCAGCGTAAACATCAACCTATTTTTATGGTGGACTTAGCTGTACCGCGTGATATCGAAGAGCAAGTATCCGATTTAGAAGATGTCTTCTTATACACGGTTGATGACTTGCAGGGCATTATCGCGAAAAATATTGAAAACCGCCGTAAAGCTGCAGTGCAAGCGGAAGGTATCGTGACTGAGCAGTCAGGCGTGTTTATGTCATGGTTGCGCGGTTTAAATACCCAAGATGCGGTGTTAAGTTATCGCCAACAATGCATGGCTGAGCGTGACGTGTTGTTAGAAAAAGCACTGTCACAGCTTAGCAACAACAAAAATCCAGAAGCGGTAGTGGCAGAGCTCGCCACTAAGCTGACAAACAAATTAATGCATGCGCCAACTAGTGCACTGCAATCTGCTGCTCAAGGCGGCGAACTCGATAAACTCATTTATTTACGCGACATTTTTGATTTGGATAAGCCAAATAACTAA
- the lolB gene encoding lipoprotein insertase outer membrane protein LolB, producing MSRQYSPVTLSLNLELLIAKTMNSHLLMGLIVCLTLMLGGCAQLGSFGKQQNYDPSTDRTELLSNINDWQIKGQIAFIQPSKREKASIFWQHGEDNQTLNLTTYLGINVMSLESINGSHQLTIDGKDYQTRNLDQLIWQLTGLTFPSDALTHWIKAVPYSDSDEINLSAESQLPATITSYYNNQQWRVQYSRYQEFQGVQLPTSILIKQQGLTIKLAIRQWQI from the coding sequence ATGTCTCGCCAATATTCGCCAGTAACACTGTCATTAAATTTAGAGCTATTGATAGCTAAGACGATGAACAGTCATTTGTTAATGGGGTTAATAGTGTGCTTAACGCTAATGCTTGGGGGTTGCGCCCAGCTAGGTAGCTTTGGCAAACAACAAAACTATGATCCAAGCACAGATCGCACAGAGCTACTAAGCAATATTAATGACTGGCAAATAAAAGGACAAATTGCCTTTATTCAGCCAAGTAAACGTGAAAAGGCTAGTATTTTTTGGCAGCACGGCGAAGATAACCAAACACTTAATTTAACCACTTATTTAGGCATCAATGTGATGTCACTGGAAAGTATTAACGGTTCACATCAACTAACTATTGATGGCAAAGATTATCAAACCCGTAACCTTGACCAACTTATTTGGCAACTAACTGGCCTTACTTTTCCCAGCGATGCGTTGACACATTGGATCAAGGCCGTACCTTATTCAGACAGCGATGAAATAAACTTATCGGCTGAAAGCCAATTACCTGCAACGATCACTAGCTATTACAATAATCAGCAATGGCGAGTGCAATACAGTCGCTACCAAGAATTTCAAGGCGTGCAACTGCCAACTAGCATCTTAATTAAACAGCAAGGCTTAACCATTAAGCTGGCAATAAGGCAATGGCAAATTTGA
- the ispE gene encoding 4-(cytidine 5'-diphospho)-2-C-methyl-D-erythritol kinase: MINTTYTLPSPAKLNLFLHVNGRRPDGYHELQTLFQFLDYSDTISLTLTDDNKITLATPIDGVAEADNLIVRAAKMLEPLKSNNLGINIAINKVLPMGGGLGGGSSNAATILLALNELWQLKLPLEKLAELGLSLGADVPIFVRGFAAFAEGVGEQLVPAEPAECWYLVSKPEVHISTQEVFQSDDLPRNTKKISAFELNTDHRQNDCEVVVTKHYPEVAKLLATLLEYAPSRMTGTGACIFTACTSEQEACDIQAQLPNNIESFVAKGVNQSPTHSALETLRKNLG; this comes from the coding sequence ATGATAAATACAACCTACACGTTACCCTCTCCGGCCAAGCTTAATTTATTTTTACACGTTAACGGTCGCAGACCAGACGGGTATCACGAACTGCAAACCTTGTTTCAGTTTCTCGACTACAGCGACACCATTTCACTCACGCTAACTGACGATAATAAAATTACCCTAGCGACACCAATTGATGGTGTCGCCGAAGCAGATAACCTAATTGTTAGAGCCGCTAAAATGCTTGAGCCGCTAAAAAGTAACAATTTAGGAATAAACATTGCCATCAATAAAGTGCTACCGATGGGCGGTGGTTTGGGTGGCGGCTCGTCAAATGCCGCGACCATTTTGTTGGCATTGAATGAGCTTTGGCAGCTTAAGTTACCGCTGGAAAAGCTTGCTGAGTTGGGCTTATCGCTAGGGGCTGACGTGCCGATTTTCGTGCGCGGCTTTGCTGCCTTTGCAGAAGGTGTTGGCGAACAATTAGTACCCGCAGAACCTGCAGAGTGCTGGTACCTAGTAAGCAAGCCAGAAGTGCACATTTCCACCCAAGAAGTATTCCAAAGTGATGATTTACCTAGAAATACTAAGAAAATTTCGGCTTTTGAGCTAAACACTGATCACCGTCAAAATGATTGCGAAGTGGTGGTAACAAAACACTACCCTGAGGTTGCCAAGCTGTTGGCGACATTGTTAGAATACGCGCCGTCTCGAATGACGGGTACAGGGGCATGCATTTTTACCGCTTGTACCAGTGAGCAAGAGGCTTGCGATATTCAAGCTCAACTGCCTAACAACATTGAGTCGTTTGTCGCTAAAGGTGTCAACCAATCGCCTACCCATTCTGCGTTAGAAACACTGCGCAAAAATCTGGGTTAA